The sequence below is a genomic window from Thiomonas intermedia.
CGAGCACGGCTTTCTCCCCGGCACGGCCCACCTCGACGACCTCGATCCTGAGTGCGAGGGGCTCCATCATCTGCAGCAGACCCTCATGGGCCGTGAGGTGCGACATGCGCTCACGCTGTCCGCAGGCTTCGGGGGGACGAATGTTGCGCTGGTTCTGGGGCGGCCCTGATCGATCTGACCAAGACTGAAAACCAGTCTCCGGTGTTTGAATGGGGCGGGCTTCGGCCGCGCGCGGCGGTTCAGAAGCTCGCGGCGATCTGGGTTTGCTCGGTCAGAATGCGGTCGATCGCGGCCAGGGTGTTCGCCGCCTCGGTCCGCAGGTCGGCCCGCATCCTGGCCGACTGAGATTCAAGTTGCGCGTCGTCGCCCCGCATGATCGCGAGGCCGACATTGGCCAGGCGCAGGGCACCAATCTCCAGACAGACGCCTTTCAAGGCATGCGCGGCGTCGCGCGCGGCGCCGGCATCCTGGTGTTGCAGCGCGGCGGTAATGGCCTCTGTCGAGCGGCTGATGTCGGCCTTGGCGCGACTGAGCATCTCGACCAGAAAGTTCTTGGAGCGTCCGAGTGATTGCAGCTTCTGGATCACGGTCGGGTCGATATACATCACCGAAACGGCACGAAGATGTTTTCCGGTGTTGACGCCGTCCTCGGCGTGTCGCGAGGAACTCGGAGGCGTTGCGCGAGCCTGGGCTTCGGACTCTGCCTGGCGTGCGGCGGGCGGCGTTTCGCTCGAAATCGCCCGCCGAAGATCGGCAATACGGATCGGCTTGGTGAGCACACCCCGTGCTCCGGTTTCCGACAGCTTGCGTTCCGTCACCAGGGTGGCGTCCGCGGTGAGGAAGAAGGCAGGCGCGGGCTGGGCGCACCCCATGCGATAGATCTGCAGCACCTGGGTTCCATCCATGTCGCCCAGGTTGTAATCGAGCAGAAGCAGGTCGAAGCGGTCGCCGTGCGACAGGGTTGCCAGGGCGCCGGCTCCGCTCGTCGAGGTGACAACCGAATGGCCGTCCTGTTGCAGCAACTCCTTCAGCAGGAACAGATTGGTCGCGTTGTCGTCCGCGAGCAGAATGCGTCTGCCCGTGGCGACGGGCGCAGACTCGATCGACTGGGGCGCGAGCGGTGCGGCAGAGGGCGTGAGCGCGGGGGCGCTGCTTGCTTTTTCGAGGTGGAGATCGAACCAGAAGTGGCTTCCGCTCCCCGGGGTGCTCGCCACGCGGAGGGCTCCGCCCATCAGTCGGACAGCCTCCTGGCTGATGGCCAGGCCCAGACCTGTTCCTTCCGAGGCATGGCGTTTTCCGTCCTCGGCCTGGACGAAGGGGCTGAAAATCTTCGCCTGATCCGTGGCAGAAATCCCGATTCCCGTATCGTGCACACCGAACCGTATGACGTACTCGGTCTGGGTTTCCGACAGCAGAATGAGATTCAGGCTGACACTGCCGACCTCGGTGAACTTGACGGCATTGCCCGCCAGATTGATCAGCACGCGCGACAGCCAACGCTCGTCGACCAGAACCTGAGAGGCAAGCCGCGGATCGATGCTGGCCTGAAACAGGAGCCCCTTGGCCTGGGCACGCGCTTCGATCGAGGCCCGCACGATCTCCAGCATGCCTTCCAGCGCATGAGACGCGGGGGAAAGCGCCATCTTGCCTGCGGTCAGCTTGCTCTGGTCGAGCAGGTCGTTGATGTCGGCTAGCAGGTGTTCGCTGAGGTTGAGAATGGTCTTGGACAGATCTGCGCTGCGTACCGACGGGGCTTCGACACGCAGCAGTTCGGCCGCGTGGGTAATCCCGCCCAGCGGCGTGCGGAGTTCGTGGCTGACCCGCGCCAGCAACTCGCTCTTGGCACGGCTTTCCTGTTCCGCAAATTCGATGGCAGCCTTGAACTGGCGTGTCAATTCGCCGGCATACCAGGGGACGATGACGACGGCCAAAATCGCCGAGCCCCAACCGATCATGTGTGAAGCCCAGTAGGGGGACATCACGGGCACCAGACAGGCGAACAAGAACGAAGCGCCCTGCGACACGCGCAACACTTTGCGACTCCCGGTGCGCATCCCGTAGCCGATGGTCGAGAAATTGAACAGGGGCGTGAACAGAATGCCGAAGGGGCCTGTGACCATGACCCAGCCGAACACCCAGGCGGCATCGAGGATGGCCGTGGTGAAAAGCAGGCCTTCGGACATCTGCGTGGTTTTGCGCTGAATACGGTAAACGACCAGGGCGTACACGACATGCAGCACCGCCACTGCGATCTGCGGCGCGCTCAGCCAGCCGTAGAGCGCGCCGAGGGTGCAGAACGTCAGGACGAGTGCGGTCACCATCCAGAGTCGAAGCTGCGCCTGACTCTGGAGGGCTTTGCCGAAGTCGAACGTGAAGGACGTTTTCACTGTGCGTACTGCGGTTCTCGATTCCCGCGGGTGTGTTTGAACAGACATCGTGCGATACGGCGTGGATCTCACCGGACTCCGCCGCAGTCCTCGCCGGCGCGCGCCCTGGCGGGCGGCCGCACCGGGGCGGATGAAGGTGAAAAGATCGTAAGGACCGGCGCCAGGGAATGGCGGCGGGTTTCCGCTTTGAAAGGCCGTTTATGAGAAAAAGTTCGCATTTCCATCAAGTTTCGAACAGGCCTCCGTTATCCTTGATGCGTCGCAGCAGCCACAGGCACGGAGAGGGCGGTGTGCACGAGGCGTGTCGCCGTTGTCCGGAATGCCAGGTTGACTGCGCCGACCTGTTTTGTTCATGAGATTCACCTTCCGGCGCGTCGTGGCGTGAGGCGAGGGTTTTGGGTCATCGAACCTTCGCCGGGTGATGGCTGGCCGTTTTTCCCGCTTTGCAGACAAGATTCGGAGCCCCAATGCGTTTGAATACTTCTGTCGTCTCACTTCCCCTGCGCAGAATGCAGCGTGCCACGGACAGTGCGGGCCCGATGCCCGTACGCAGTCTCGGTCGAGTCGATCTGGAGTTCGATGCGTCGCAGAGCAGCATGTGGATCACCATGCGAGCCCGCGAACATCGCCCGCTGAATTTCTCCCGCGAACTGCTGGATGCTTTCGAGCAGGCGTTTTCAGCCTACGAAAGCAATGGGGGGGTCTGGCAGGAAGACGATCTCGAAGGGCTGCCGATTCACTATGCCGTGCTGCGATCGGACCATCCGACGTATTTCAATGTCGGCGGCGATCTCGGCTACTTCCAGTCGTGCATCGAACGAGGCGATTTCGCGGCGCTGCGCGCCTATTCCATGCGTTGCCTGGACATGACGTACCGCTGGTTTGGCGCCGTGACGCAGCGTGCCACCACCATTGCCCTGGTCCAGGGGCGTGCCTTGGGAGGCGGGTTCGAGACGGCGCTGGCTTCCGACTATGTGATTGCCGAGGAGAGGGCCGAGTTCGGTCTGCCGGAGGTGCTGTTCGGGCTCTTTCCCTGCACCGGTGCGATGAGCCTGTTGACGCGTCGTATCGGGCTGTCGGCGGCCGAGAAAATGATGCAGGGCGGGCAGGTGTATTCAGCGGCTGCGCTGCACGAGATGGGCGTCATCGACCATGTCTGTCCAAGCGGTGAGGGCGAGCGGTTCACACGCGACTTCATCGCGTCGCATGCCAGGGTCCGCCCCGCCCGCCACGCTCTGCAACGCGCCAAACGCCGCATGATGCCTCTGGATCGCGAAGAGATGACCGCGGTGGTGGAAGACTGGGTCGATGTGGCGCGGCAACTGCGGCCCGAAAATCTTCGTGTGCTTGATACCCTGATCCGCATGCAGGGCAACGAATCCAGACGATAGCGGCAGCCCGCCGCCCGAAGATGCCGACGTGCGCGATCAGGCGTCGGGCCCAGCCGCCTGGGCGCCGACCAGCGATTCATAGCTGGCGTAGTAAGACAGGATGTAGGCCAGGAACAGGGCGATGACCACGGGCATGCTCAAGGTGGCCGCCAGCGTCTCGCTGGCCCCCAGCAGGCTGGCGACCAACACGATGAGTGTGGGCAGGCTGAGGAACAGCAGCAGCCACTGCACCGCATAAAGCGCGAAGGCCTTGATGTTGCGCACGCACAGTACAAAGCTGTAGAACAGCGCCTTGACGGGCGGCATGCCATGCCAGACCACGAGCGGCGGGGCCAGCCAGAAGGCCAGCGACACCGGGACATAAGCCAGTGTCGCCGCAATGGCCCCCATGCGCAGGCCTCCGTCGGCAATCGTGCTTGCAGGTGGTTTGTCGCCCAGGAGCAGCAGGCGAAGCATGGCCCCTCCGTCGAACAGCGACCCCACCCCCAGCACCAGCAGCACGGCAAGGGTGTAGAGCACCGCCAGAATCACCATGTGGCGCAGCGCCACAGGGCCAGCGCGAAACCCGGTGAGCAGCACCGTCGGCCAGACGGGTTGTTGCTGCGCCATCTGACGGCTGGCCTGCAGAAAACCGAGGGTGCCGAACTGCACCACGAGCAGGGGAAACACCAGGCCGATGTAGGGAAGCGCCGAAATGAAACCCGTCACGACGATATAGGCCACGATCATCAGCAGCGCGGCCCAGGGCTGCATGGCCAGGCGGCGAAAGCCGCTTTTTACCCAAAGCAGGCCTTCGCGGGCAGTCACGGTGCGCAGTTGCATGGCAGAAAGAAGAGCAGGAGATGGAGGTCGGATGAGCTGCCATGGTATCGGCAGCCTTGAGGATCCGGTTTCAGTCGGACACGAGACGCTGGCGCAGGACACGCTCGAAATGCGTCGGATCGTGAGGGGTGAGCAGATGGGCGTCGCGGGGCAGGTGATAGTCGGCCAGGCGCGAGGTCCAGAAGCGCAGCGCGGCGGCGCGCAGGGCGTCGGGCAGCAGGCTGCGCTCGGCGTCGCTCAGGGGCCGCACGGCCAGATAGGCTTGCATCAGCGCGTCTCGGCGGGAGGCATCAAACGCGCCGGTCTCCAGATGAATGCACCAGTCGTTGAGGGCCACGGCCAGATCGAACAGCCAGGTGTCGACCCCGGCGAAGTAGAAATCGAACACGCCGGAAAGGGTGTCGCCCTCGAACAGCACGTTGTCACGGAACAGATCGGCGTGCACGGCACTGCGGGGCAGCGAGGCATACGCGGCCGAGGCGGCCGTGGCGGTCTGGTGCGCCAGCTCGGCACTGATGAGGTCGCGCTGATCCGCCGAGAGATAGGGCAGGATCTCGGGGATGGTGCGGCTTTGCCAGGCGAGCCCGCGCAGATTGGGCTGCGTGCCCGCGTAGTTGCGCGCGGCCAGATGCATGCGCGCCAGCCAGTGGCCCACCTGCGCGCAATGCGCCGGCTGAGGCTGCAACTGGCTGCGGCCTTTCAGTCGCGTGACCAGCGCGGCCGGTTTGCCTTTGAGCGCATGCAGCGTCTGCCCCGTCCGGTCGGGCATGGGGTCGGGCACGGGAATGCCATGCGCGGCGAGGTGGTGCATCAGTCCGAGGTAGAACGGCAACTGCCCGGGCCGCAGCCGCTCGAACAGCGTGAGCACGAACCGTCCCTGCGTGGTCGTCAGGAAGTAGTTGGTATTTTCGATCCCGCTGGCGATACCCTGCAGGTCGGTGCGTGTGCCCAGATCGAAGCGTGCCAGCCAGGCGTCGACCTCTGCTTCATCGAGCGGTGTGAAAACGGCCATGAACGGGAATTGGAAAGAAAGGGCGGGCCGAAGGGACGGCCCGTCGGGGTTACTTGAAGGTGAACACCTTCCACTGCGCCTGCCCTTCCATGTGGGCCGGATCGGTGTTGGACGAGACCGATGGCGGCACCACGTTGTAGGCCGCGCCGCCATGCAGGGGTTGGACCTTAATGGAGGTGGTGGCTCCGCGCACCTGTTGTTCCTGAATGCGCACGGCGCGATCCTGGGTGACGTTCTCGCGCACAAGCGGTTCGGGAAACTTGGGCTTGGGTTGGGTATCCGTCAGCGGTGCAGCAGGCTTGGACTGCGCGTGAGCGACCTGCGCTGGAAAAACGCCGGCAAGCAAGGAGGACACGCCAAGGGCGCAAAGGACTGGAGCGGAGCGGAGCGTCTTCATGCGTCGATTTTACGGCGCGCCCGATAATGCGCGGATGAATTCCGATGCGCACTCCGACACTGCCCCCATCCTGCTGCTGGTGGACGGCTCCAGCTACCTCTACCGTGCCTTCCATGCCATGCCCGACCTGCGCGGCCCGGAGGGCCAGCCCACCGGCGCGCTCTACGGCATGGTGGCCATGTTGCGGCGGCTGCGCGAGCAGTATCCGGTCGCCAAGGGCTACCGCTACGCCGCCTGTGTGTTCGATGCCAAGGGGCCGACCTTCCGCAACGCCCTGTACGACCAGTACAAGGCTCACCGTCCACCGATGCCTCCCGAGCTGGTGGCGCAGATCGAGCTGATCTTTGAGGCCGTGCGGCTGATGGGCTGGCCGCTGCTGGAGGTGCCGGGGGTGGAAGCCGACGACGTGATCGGCACCCTGGCCGTGCGGGCGCACGCGCAGGGCATCCGCACCCTGGTCTCTACGGGCGACAAGGACATGGCCCAGCTCGTCAACGACCACATCACCCTGGTCAACACCATGAGCAACGAGATGCTCGACGAGGCCGGGGTGCTGGCCAAGTTCGGCGTGGCGCCGAACCGCATCGTCGACTATCTCACCCTGGTCGGCGATGCGGTGGACAATGTGCCCGGCGTGGACAAGGTCGGCCCCAAGACCGCGGCCAAGTGGCTGGCGGAGTATGGCTCGCTCGATGCCTTGGTTGCGCAGGCCGAAACCGTGAGCGGCGCCGCGGGCAAGAACCTGCGCGCCGCGCTCGAGTGGCTGCCCACCGCGCGCAAGCTGGTGACCATCCACACCGATTGCGACCTGGACGGCTACGCCCAGTCCTTCGACCCGGATCTGCGCCCGGCACCGGAAGATGCGCAGGCGCTGCTGCCCTTCTTCACCCGCAACGGCATGCGCCGCTTTAGCGCCGAGATGAAGGCGCAGACCGTGAGCGAGGAAGCCGCCCGCCAGGTGTCGCTGCTGGAAGACGATCCGCCCGCGGAGAAGAGCGCGCCAGGCACTTACGAGACCATTCTCGACTGGGCCCGCTTCGAGGCCTGGCTGGCCCGCATCGACGCAGCCGAACTCACCGCCCTCGACACCGAAACCGACTCGCTCGATCCGATGCGCGCGCGCCTGGTCGGCATGTCCTTGAGCGTCACGCCAGGCGAGGCCGCCTATCTGCCTCTGGCCCACGCCTACCCCGGCGCGCCCGAGCAGTTGCCGCTGGCCGAGGTGCTCGAACGCCTGCGGCCCTGGCTGGAGAACGCCGACAAACCCAAGCTCGGGCAGAACGCCAAGTACGACCGCCATGTCTTGGCCAACGCCGGCCTCACCGTGCGAGGCTATGCCCACGACACCCTGCTGCAGAGCTATGTGCTGGAGGCGCACAAGCCGCACAGCCTCGACAGCCTGGTGAGCCGTCACCTCGGCCGCGACGACACGCTGAGCTACGAGCAGGTCTGCGGCAAGGGCGCCAAGGCCATCACCTTCGATCAGGTGGCTCTTGACGTGGCCACGCGCTACAGCGGCGAAGATGCCGATCTCACCCTGCAGGTGCATCGCAGGCTCT
It includes:
- a CDS encoding ATP-binding protein translates to MKTSFTFDFGKALQSQAQLRLWMVTALVLTFCTLGALYGWLSAPQIAVAVLHVVYALVVYRIQRKTTQMSEGLLFTTAILDAAWVFGWVMVTGPFGILFTPLFNFSTIGYGMRTGSRKVLRVSQGASFLFACLVPVMSPYWASHMIGWGSAILAVVIVPWYAGELTRQFKAAIEFAEQESRAKSELLARVSHELRTPLGGITHAAELLRVEAPSVRSADLSKTILNLSEHLLADINDLLDQSKLTAGKMALSPASHALEGMLEIVRASIEARAQAKGLLFQASIDPRLASQVLVDERWLSRVLINLAGNAVKFTEVGSVSLNLILLSETQTEYVIRFGVHDTGIGISATDQAKIFSPFVQAEDGKRHASEGTGLGLAISQEAVRLMGGALRVASTPGSGSHFWFDLHLEKASSAPALTPSAAPLAPQSIESAPVATGRRILLADDNATNLFLLKELLQQDGHSVVTSTSGAGALATLSHGDRFDLLLLDYNLGDMDGTQVLQIYRMGCAQPAPAFFLTADATLVTERKLSETGARGVLTKPIRIADLRRAISSETPPAARQAESEAQARATPPSSSRHAEDGVNTGKHLRAVSVMYIDPTVIQKLQSLGRSKNFLVEMLSRAKADISRSTEAITAALQHQDAGAARDAAHALKGVCLEIGALRLANVGLAIMRGDDAQLESQSARMRADLRTEAANTLAAIDRILTEQTQIAASF
- a CDS encoding crotonase/enoyl-CoA hydratase family protein, with the translated sequence MQRATDSAGPMPVRSLGRVDLEFDASQSSMWITMRAREHRPLNFSRELLDAFEQAFSAYESNGGVWQEDDLEGLPIHYAVLRSDHPTYFNVGGDLGYFQSCIERGDFAALRAYSMRCLDMTYRWFGAVTQRATTIALVQGRALGGGFETALASDYVIAEERAEFGLPEVLFGLFPCTGAMSLLTRRIGLSAAEKMMQGGQVYSAAALHEMGVIDHVCPSGEGERFTRDFIASHARVRPARHALQRAKRRMMPLDREEMTAVVEDWVDVARQLRPENLRVLDTLIRMQGNESRR
- a CDS encoding BPSS1780 family membrane protein; translation: MQLRTVTAREGLLWVKSGFRRLAMQPWAALLMIVAYIVVTGFISALPYIGLVFPLLVVQFGTLGFLQASRQMAQQQPVWPTVLLTGFRAGPVALRHMVILAVLYTLAVLLVLGVGSLFDGGAMLRLLLLGDKPPASTIADGGLRMGAIAATLAYVPVSLAFWLAPPLVVWHGMPPVKALFYSFVLCVRNIKAFALYAVQWLLLFLSLPTLIVLVASLLGASETLAATLSMPVVIALFLAYILSYYASYESLVGAQAAGPDA
- a CDS encoding homoserine kinase translates to MAVFTPLDEAEVDAWLARFDLGTRTDLQGIASGIENTNYFLTTTQGRFVLTLFERLRPGQLPFYLGLMHHLAAHGIPVPDPMPDRTGQTLHALKGKPAALVTRLKGRSQLQPQPAHCAQVGHWLARMHLAARNYAGTQPNLRGLAWQSRTIPEILPYLSADQRDLISAELAHQTATAASAAYASLPRSAVHADLFRDNVLFEGDTLSGVFDFYFAGVDTWLFDLAVALNDWCIHLETGAFDASRRDALMQAYLAVRPLSDAERSLLPDALRAAALRFWTSRLADYHLPRDAHLLTPHDPTHFERVLRQRLVSD
- the polA gene encoding DNA polymerase I, translating into MNSDAHSDTAPILLLVDGSSYLYRAFHAMPDLRGPEGQPTGALYGMVAMLRRLREQYPVAKGYRYAACVFDAKGPTFRNALYDQYKAHRPPMPPELVAQIELIFEAVRLMGWPLLEVPGVEADDVIGTLAVRAHAQGIRTLVSTGDKDMAQLVNDHITLVNTMSNEMLDEAGVLAKFGVAPNRIVDYLTLVGDAVDNVPGVDKVGPKTAAKWLAEYGSLDALVAQAETVSGAAGKNLRAALEWLPTARKLVTIHTDCDLDGYAQSFDPDLRPAPEDAQALLPFFTRNGMRRFSAEMKAQTVSEEAARQVSLLEDDPPAEKSAPGTYETILDWARFEAWLARIDAAELTALDTETDSLDPMRARLVGMSLSVTPGEAAYLPLAHAYPGAPEQLPLAEVLERLRPWLENADKPKLGQNAKYDRHVLANAGLTVRGYAHDTLLQSYVLEAHKPHSLDSLVSRHLGRDDTLSYEQVCGKGAKAITFDQVALDVATRYSGEDADLTLQVHRRLWPRIEADEGLARIYALELQVSEILQRIERTGVLVDGDLLRAQSGELGAKMQALEAQAFELAGGAFNLGSPKQIGEILFERLQLPVQKKTASGAPSTDEEVLEKLAEDYPLPRVILDHRSLSKLKSTYTEKLPQMINPDTGRVHTNYAQAVAVTGRLASNDPNLQNIPVRTAEGRRIREAFVAPKGWLIASSDYSQIELRIMAHISQDAGLLAAFAAGEDIHRATAAEIFGVTPLEVSPDQRRMAKVINFGLIYGMSAFGLARNLGLERSAAQLYIDRYFARYPGVAAYMDRTRKLAAEQGYVETVFGRRLWLADIHASGPRRAAAERAAINAPMQGTAADLIKMAMIAVDAALVREKLRTRMVMQVHDELVLEVPEDETHWVREHIPRLMAGVAQLDVPLLAELGMGANWELAH